The following are from one region of the Rosistilla carotiformis genome:
- the flgC gene encoding flagellar basal body rod protein FlgC: MISALDISTSALVAQRVRLNTISGNIANMSSLKDETGKAAPYKGRSVVFQTDNSVSTNPGVSGVKVDSIEISDAEPIYRYQPQHPLAIKEGKYQGYVAYPNIDMTTQMVDALEATRSYEANIGVMEITKNLGRESLSIIA, translated from the coding sequence ATGATCTCCGCTTTAGACATCAGCACCAGCGCGCTGGTTGCCCAACGCGTCCGTTTGAACACGATTTCGGGCAACATCGCCAACATGTCGTCGCTCAAAGACGAAACCGGCAAAGCGGCACCGTACAAAGGACGCAGCGTGGTCTTCCAAACCGACAACTCGGTTTCGACCAACCCAGGCGTATCGGGAGTGAAAGTCGATTCGATCGAGATCAGCGATGCCGAACCAATCTATCGCTATCAACCTCAACATCCGTTGGCGATCAAAGAAGGCAAATATCAAGGTTACGTCGCCTATCCGAATATCGACATGACGACCCAGATGGTCGACGCCTTGGAAGCCACACGCTCCTACGAAGCGAATATCGGTGTCATGGAGATCACCAAAAATCTGGGGCGTGAAAGCCTTTCGATCATCGCCTAA
- the fliE gene encoding flagellar hook-basal body complex protein FliE — protein sequence MNPVSLRIPAPQLPLAPAVPGAQPAEPGYKQFADLLIEGFQEVNATQNSANASVHDLLTGKDVDRIEVLTSVQKADMSFRLMQQIRNKLVEAYREINQMQI from the coding sequence ATGAACCCTGTCTCGCTGCGAATTCCAGCTCCACAACTGCCGCTCGCCCCGGCGGTTCCCGGTGCGCAACCAGCGGAACCGGGCTACAAGCAGTTTGCGGACCTATTGATCGAAGGGTTCCAAGAGGTAAACGCGACTCAAAACTCTGCCAACGCATCGGTGCACGACCTGTTGACGGGAAAAGATGTCGATCGGATCGAAGTGCTGACGTCGGTGCAAAAGGCCGATATGTCGTTCCGCTTGATGCAGCAGATCCGCAATAAATTGGTCGAAGCGTATCGCGAGATCAACCAGATGCAAATCTAA
- the flgN gene encoding flagellar export chaperone FlgN: protein MTLHPHADAASRLSQLVDEKFHLLVALLEKGEQQRQMIETGDATALLHLLAEKQTLISDLQRLQDAISTIQLAGELVWPSPELRGRCQAAAQQCNALGQQVLEMEAVCERQATTQRDAMAKQIQEFSNFNSRSSNSYSLDDETHLAEFDESS from the coding sequence ATGACCTTGCACCCCCACGCCGATGCCGCCTCACGTCTGAGCCAGCTGGTCGACGAAAAGTTTCATTTGCTGGTCGCGCTGTTGGAGAAAGGGGAACAGCAACGGCAGATGATCGAGACGGGAGATGCCACGGCGCTACTGCATTTGCTAGCTGAAAAGCAGACCTTGATCAGCGATCTGCAGCGACTGCAGGATGCGATCTCCACGATCCAATTGGCGGGTGAACTGGTCTGGCCTTCGCCGGAGCTTCGCGGCCGTTGCCAAGCGGCGGCCCAGCAGTGCAACGCGTTGGGACAACAGGTTTTGGAGATGGAAGCGGTGTGTGAACGGCAAGCCACGACGCAGCGCGACGCGATGGCGAAACAAATTCAGGAATTTTCCAACTTTAATTCAAGATCTTCCAATTCTTATTCACTTGACGACGAGACTCACCTTGCTGAGTTCGACGAATCTTCGTAA
- the mdh gene encoding malate dehydrogenase: MKRAKITIIGAGNVGATCAHWCAAAELGDIVLLDIPATEDMPKGKALDLMQASPIMGFDSNIVGTTSYEDSRDSDVIVVTAGIPRKPGMSRDDLLATNAKIVSSVGEQIKATSPNAVVIVVSNPLDAMVQQMLKVTGFAPNKVVGQAGVLDTARYRAFLAMELGVSVEDISAMLMGGHGDTMVPIPSCTSVGGIPVTQLLSQQRLDEIVDRTRTGGAEIVSLLKTGSAYYAPAAACTQMVEAIVKDKKRLIPCAAYCDTQYGVGGFYVGVPCILGNDGVEKIIELELTSEEKTNFQKSVDAVKSLVATMDGLLSA, from the coding sequence ATGAAAAGAGCTAAAATTACGATCATCGGAGCCGGAAATGTCGGCGCCACCTGTGCTCATTGGTGTGCCGCGGCAGAACTGGGCGATATCGTTTTGCTCGATATTCCCGCCACCGAAGACATGCCCAAGGGGAAGGCCTTGGACCTGATGCAAGCTTCGCCGATCATGGGATTCGATAGCAATATCGTCGGTACCACCAGCTACGAAGATTCGCGTGACAGCGACGTGATCGTTGTCACCGCCGGAATCCCACGCAAGCCGGGAATGAGCCGCGACGACCTGCTGGCGACCAACGCGAAGATCGTTTCCAGCGTTGGAGAACAGATCAAGGCGACAAGCCCCAATGCCGTTGTGATCGTGGTCAGCAATCCTTTGGATGCGATGGTCCAACAGATGTTGAAGGTCACCGGGTTCGCACCGAACAAGGTGGTTGGCCAGGCGGGCGTCTTGGATACCGCACGCTATCGCGCGTTTCTGGCGATGGAATTGGGTGTCAGCGTCGAAGACATCAGCGCCATGTTGATGGGTGGCCACGGCGACACGATGGTGCCAATCCCCAGCTGCACCAGCGTCGGCGGGATCCCCGTGACTCAATTGCTATCACAGCAACGGCTCGACGAAATCGTCGATCGCACTCGCACCGGCGGTGCCGAAATCGTCTCGCTGCTGAAGACTGGAAGCGCTTATTACGCACCAGCGGCCGCTTGCACTCAGATGGTCGAAGCGATCGTCAAAGACAAGAAACGCCTGATTCCCTGCGCTGCCTATTGTGACACCCAATACGGTGTTGGCGGATTTTACGTTGGTGTTCCTTGTATTTTGGGGAACGATGGCGTCGAGAAAATCATCGAATTGGAACTGACCTCGGAAGAAAAAACAAACTTCCAAAAGAGCGTCGACGCGGTCAAGAGTTTGGTCGCAACAATGGATGGTTTGTTGTCGGCATAG
- a CDS encoding ATPase has protein sequence MPKFRKVPACLADVVHQVISDLELEQRFSVEVDIPGEIPMPAPMRPLAELVCALTEQATASMEVGGELAFVGWDSPDACELEIADTGRGVLERQCTLPVSTQLTGAELSWQDCAQGGAAVTVRFAKQQICRQAA, from the coding sequence ATGCCCAAGTTTCGAAAAGTGCCAGCGTGCTTGGCCGATGTCGTCCATCAAGTGATCAGTGATCTGGAGCTGGAACAGCGATTTTCGGTGGAAGTCGATATTCCGGGCGAGATTCCGATGCCGGCCCCGATGCGGCCGCTGGCTGAACTTGTCTGTGCGTTGACCGAACAAGCGACCGCGTCGATGGAAGTCGGGGGCGAATTGGCCTTCGTGGGCTGGGATTCTCCGGACGCTTGCGAACTGGAGATCGCCGACACGGGGCGCGGCGTTCTCGAACGGCAATGCACGCTTCCCGTGTCGACACAGTTGACCGGGGCGGAATTAAGCTGGCAAGACTGCGCTCAAGGCGGGGCAGCCGTCACCGTTCGGTTTGCCAAACAGCAGATCTGTCGACAAGCCGCTTAG
- a CDS encoding tol-pal system YbgF family protein, whose product MDETTAENEVTAKPVSPWRMASIAVLALVALGTFATLFATFTQRSAVNVDATLKLAREEFNERRWKVVSSLTNALTASPDWTDDQRQLHAFLDAAAAVQQAFEVPELDARRVQLSQVVGKLKHAELIGFPKSYAREGTLLLAHADYRTGDFAGAAKGFEQGIQNRVDAQRKFLPPLADSQLRSAEYSSAAALSTIDKYLTLQTLDSVERAEGNLLRARILREQGAWDAALAATKQAALEPSLGAKPQLEVTKIQLGRASEMIRERRRGAPAAKALSPEARQIIEDALGQLVEIARTADERLGLDAMLVAGQAQRLLGEYDKALGLFGAVRQNHVDPAVSLAGAIEELEILVDHGTAEECIGTSTYLARDLGDPTGFDPRLISLDEFRRRLSSVVDNLRRQQRFETAIEVTQELRPIFEPADTLRMEAASYAAWGKSHLEQNLRADSTADRATLERSKELHALAGKAYAQAAELWFTSPQYPDLLWDAIQQYDLGHLYQPCLDLLEPYLKYQRRDQLPQGMILQAKALLALRDFATAMRVCDACIAEFPRDSLSYEARILAAQAARELGDVSAAQAFLEANLHDGLLAPDSRAWRDSLLALGELLYAEALANHFALTTPKPNQATPPIEDQAPLYRKNQAVFDAAIRRLEEADTRYPGLRESRRAVYLAAQAHRYAAVWPKLRAEMADTLDSSRREQNLIHSQHLAAAAQTFRKLRSDLNSVNDDGALTDLEQAMLRNCYLGEADALLGLRKYEDAITAYSATINRFINEPIALEALVQQSRCFDALDRQSDVQRILKQAQQILDRIPPEYDDRFAQTTRYDRAGWSQFLQWLLNG is encoded by the coding sequence TTGGACGAAACGACGGCCGAAAACGAAGTAACCGCCAAGCCGGTGAGTCCCTGGAGGATGGCCAGCATCGCGGTCCTCGCCCTGGTTGCGTTGGGTACCTTCGCGACTTTGTTCGCCACCTTCACCCAGCGCTCCGCTGTCAACGTGGATGCCACGCTCAAGCTTGCCCGGGAAGAATTCAACGAACGCCGTTGGAAGGTGGTCAGTTCCCTCACCAACGCGCTGACTGCCAGCCCCGATTGGACCGACGATCAGCGTCAACTGCACGCTTTTCTCGATGCCGCCGCCGCGGTCCAGCAAGCGTTCGAAGTGCCCGAACTCGACGCGCGACGCGTTCAGTTGAGCCAGGTCGTTGGCAAGCTGAAGCATGCCGAATTGATCGGATTCCCCAAGAGCTATGCCCGCGAAGGGACGCTGTTGCTGGCCCACGCGGACTATCGTACCGGTGATTTTGCGGGGGCTGCCAAGGGGTTTGAACAGGGCATCCAGAATCGTGTCGATGCGCAGCGGAAGTTCTTGCCACCGCTTGCCGATTCCCAATTGCGGTCAGCTGAGTATTCCTCCGCGGCGGCTTTGTCGACGATCGACAAATATCTGACGCTGCAGACGCTCGACAGCGTCGAACGCGCCGAAGGCAATTTGTTGCGAGCGAGAATTCTTCGCGAGCAAGGTGCCTGGGACGCCGCCCTTGCAGCAACCAAGCAGGCTGCGCTAGAGCCCAGTTTGGGAGCCAAGCCGCAGTTGGAGGTGACGAAGATTCAGCTGGGTCGGGCCTCGGAAATGATCCGCGAGCGCCGGCGGGGGGCCCCTGCTGCCAAAGCGCTTTCACCCGAAGCGCGGCAGATCATCGAAGACGCATTGGGGCAATTGGTTGAGATTGCGCGGACCGCTGATGAACGCTTGGGACTCGACGCGATGTTGGTCGCCGGTCAGGCGCAACGGTTGCTGGGGGAATATGACAAAGCTCTGGGGTTGTTTGGAGCGGTCCGTCAGAATCACGTCGACCCCGCAGTCTCTTTGGCGGGAGCGATCGAAGAGCTGGAGATCCTTGTGGATCATGGCACGGCCGAAGAGTGCATCGGGACATCGACGTATCTCGCCCGCGACTTGGGAGATCCGACCGGCTTCGATCCGCGGTTGATTTCGTTGGATGAATTCCGCCGCCGGCTGAGCAGCGTGGTCGATAATCTCCGCCGGCAGCAGCGTTTTGAAACCGCGATCGAAGTGACGCAGGAACTACGCCCGATTTTTGAGCCCGCCGATACGCTGCGGATGGAGGCGGCCAGCTATGCCGCTTGGGGAAAGTCGCACTTGGAACAAAACCTCCGCGCCGATTCCACTGCCGATCGGGCAACACTCGAACGCTCGAAAGAATTGCATGCCCTCGCCGGCAAAGCCTACGCTCAAGCTGCTGAGTTGTGGTTTACTTCGCCACAGTATCCCGACTTGTTGTGGGACGCGATTCAACAGTACGACCTCGGCCATTTGTACCAGCCCTGTTTGGATCTGCTGGAACCGTATTTGAAATATCAACGCCGCGATCAACTGCCGCAGGGGATGATCCTGCAGGCCAAAGCGCTGCTCGCGCTGCGCGACTTTGCGACCGCGATGCGGGTCTGCGACGCCTGTATCGCCGAGTTCCCGCGCGACAGCCTCTCTTACGAAGCGCGTATTTTGGCAGCCCAAGCGGCTCGCGAGCTGGGAGATGTTAGCGCCGCGCAAGCTTTTCTAGAGGCCAACCTGCACGATGGCTTGCTGGCTCCCGACAGCCGGGCTTGGCGCGATTCGTTGCTCGCGTTGGGGGAGTTGTTGTACGCCGAGGCGCTCGCAAATCACTTTGCCCTGACAACGCCCAAACCGAATCAAGCCACCCCGCCAATCGAAGATCAGGCTCCTTTGTATCGCAAAAACCAAGCGGTTTTCGATGCCGCCATCCGCCGGCTTGAAGAGGCGGACACGCGTTATCCCGGCCTTCGCGAATCGCGACGGGCGGTCTATCTGGCGGCGCAGGCGCATCGTTATGCCGCCGTTTGGCCCAAGTTGCGCGCCGAGATGGCCGACACGCTTGATTCCAGTCGCCGCGAACAAAATTTGATCCATTCCCAGCATCTGGCGGCGGCGGCGCAAACGTTCCGCAAACTGCGCTCCGACCTCAACAGCGTCAACGACGACGGTGCGCTGACCGATTTGGAGCAAGCGATGTTGCGGAACTGCTATTTGGGCGAAGCCGATGCGCTGCTGGGGCTGCGAAAATACGAAGACGCGATCACGGCGTACAGTGCGACGATCAATCGCTTCATCAACGAACCGATCGCGTTGGAGGCGTTGGTTCAACAATCGCGTTGCTTCGATGCCTTGGATCGCCAGTCCGACGTGCAACGGATCTTGAAACAAGCCCAACAGATTCTCGACCGCATTCCACCGGAATACGACGATCGCTTCGCGCAAACGACACGTTATGATCGAGCCGGATGGTCGCAGTTCCTGCAATGGCTGCTGAACGGTTGA
- a CDS encoding alpha/beta hydrolase, whose amino-acid sequence MNRLWSENASASGNFSWAKKQHSQSAVTLETCGRSSFFLPVQYEPNYQYPLVIWLHNEGSDQSQMSSVVPAISMQNYIGVGVRAPRATDSQGHGFSWLQSESGIAITEQSLFDAIDLASTRYNINRDRVCVVGYREGGTMALRTALRHPAAFAGAISLGGRFPTGSRPLANLAAARKLPMMMALGTDESTYPTNDLCRDLRHLHAARVGLDLRQYDVRNELHPQILSDVNEWIMALITGIDTLRTATMCDTEPVEFSAN is encoded by the coding sequence ATGAACCGTCTTTGGTCTGAAAACGCTTCGGCGAGTGGTAACTTCTCATGGGCAAAAAAGCAGCACTCGCAGTCCGCAGTGACGCTGGAAACCTGCGGCCGATCCTCCTTCTTCCTTCCCGTTCAATACGAACCCAATTACCAATACCCGCTGGTAATCTGGCTGCACAACGAAGGCAGCGATCAATCGCAGATGTCCAGTGTTGTTCCTGCCATCAGCATGCAGAACTACATCGGCGTCGGTGTCCGAGCGCCACGTGCCACCGATTCGCAGGGGCACGGTTTCTCATGGTTGCAGAGTGAATCGGGGATCGCGATCACCGAACAATCTCTGTTCGATGCGATCGATCTCGCCAGTACGCGTTACAACATCAATCGCGACCGGGTTTGCGTGGTTGGTTATCGCGAAGGGGGCACGATGGCTTTGCGAACCGCCTTGCGTCATCCCGCCGCCTTTGCTGGAGCGATCTCTTTGGGAGGCCGCTTTCCGACAGGCTCGCGTCCGCTGGCGAATCTCGCCGCGGCCCGCAAGTTGCCGATGATGATGGCCTTGGGAACCGACGAATCCACCTACCCCACCAACGATCTCTGCCGCGACCTGCGACATTTGCATGCCGCTCGGGTTGGATTGGATCTACGACAATACGATGTTCGCAACGAACTGCACCCGCAGATCCTCAGCGATGTGAACGAATGGATCATGGCGCTGATCACAGGAATCGACACGCTACGGACCGCGACGATGTGCGACACCGAACCGGTTGAGTTCTCCGCAAACTAA
- a CDS encoding flagellar basal body rod protein FlgB — MLNIFNQTTLPALEQSAIFAQRRHNVLAGNMANIDTPGYQARDLSTEEFETALAEAIEATRNPSPGYNLGDAADVDPMDGPRRAMENLLYHDGSEINLERQVTEIAKNQNLHNTAIALMKSQFETLRVAISERV, encoded by the coding sequence ATGCTGAACATCTTTAATCAGACCACGTTACCGGCGTTGGAACAGAGCGCCATCTTTGCCCAGCGTCGGCACAATGTGCTGGCCGGTAACATGGCCAACATCGACACGCCCGGCTACCAGGCGCGGGACCTGTCGACCGAAGAATTTGAAACCGCGTTGGCCGAGGCGATTGAAGCGACGCGGAATCCGTCTCCCGGTTACAACCTGGGCGACGCCGCTGATGTCGATCCGATGGATGGTCCGCGGCGGGCGATGGAAAACCTGTTGTACCACGATGGCAGCGAAATCAATCTGGAACGCCAGGTTACCGAAATCGCCAAGAACCAAAACCTCCACAACACCGCGATTGCGTTGATGAAGAGTCAATTCGAGACGTTGCGTGTGGCGATCAGTGAACGTGTTTAA